The region CTGGTTAGCATTCCTTTAATTTGAGACGAGTTTTGATCAACTAAATCTAAGAATGCATTTTGAAAATATAACGAATCTCCTTTTTTGTTAACTATTTTATCCCAATTATTCCACATGAGTCCACTATGACTATAATTATCTACTCCTGGTGGAATATGCATCATCATTAAAATAGGAGTTGAAGAATTTAAATTACTTAAAGTATTTTCTAACCATGAAAATTGCTTTTGTGCTGCTTCTTTTTGCGTTACACCATCATCACTTTGATAATAACTATTAGTAAAAATAACTGTGTTTAAAGCTATTATTTTTAATGTGTCCTTATCTATAGTTAAGTCTGTAGAGTAAAATCCAAATTGCTTATTAAAATCCATATTAGATATTTTGGCTTTACCAGTAGTATCATGTAAAACAGGCCAAGAATCGTTAATGTTTGGATTTACAGAAAAAGGGTTTTTACCTTCAGAATCTTGAAAAGAGTTGTAGTCACCACCAAGCGCATCGTTGTTACCTGGTAAATATAGTAGAGGTATATCTATATCTAAACGTCTTAAGTGCTCAAGCATTAAAGTAACATTTTTTACTCGTGTTGCATCTTCATGATGAGGTAAGTCACCCAAATACACCATAAATTTTGGCTTTTGTGTTTTTATTACTTTTTCTAATTCAGTTTTTGTTCTAGCCCATAGTGAGTCTCCAGTATCGTTATGTCTTCCAAATTTTGTATAACCTCTATTGCTATCTAAATGTACATCAGATAAGGATAAAAAATAACTGGTAGAGCTATCTGTAGCTATAACTACATTATTAGTAGTAGTATTTTTGGTATTAGTAAAATTGCTTACTAAATTATCTTGTGGATTGTTTTTGCAGCTACTATTTATTAGCCAAAGAAAACAAATGATAATAACAGGTCTAAATTTCATGTCAAAACAAGGTGTTGATTATTATGGTATAAAAATAAAACGCACACTATTAAAATTTAAGCGTGTAAATACCTGATTTTAAAATGATTTAATTTGAAACTGTTTGTTGTTTAAAAAGAGTTTTTAGTTAGTCTATAGACATATCTTAACACAAAAAACAGCGTAATTAATGCTATAATCAGCCAAGTTATACCAACTAAAACACTTGGTATTCCTGTTAATTCTGCAATTTTATCTGCATCACTACCAATATTGGAGTTGTCAATCAAATCACCTTTAATATCTAAAATAACGTATGCACAACAGATAATACCAATAAACTTTAACCACAAATCATGAAATAAAGGACCAAAAAACCGAAAGGCAACTAACATAAAAGCACCTAATCCAATAGTCATAAAGGTGCCAAACCAGACGCCAGATTGTAATACAAAGTAGGAGAGGATTAACAATAAAACTCCAATTGCTAAAGTAATGTATTTGTCTTTTTCTAATTTAACTGCAAGTATTAGTATCAAAGAACCCCAAAATAAACTTCCTAAATAACCTGCACTACTGGTCATAAAACTTCCCCAAAAGCTTGGTCTCATGGTATACATGCAATAACCACCAATACGTCTATCTATATGGATTTCTATAATATCTCCACCAAACAACATAGCCATCAATCCATGACTCATTTCATGTAGCATGACTACAAATAATTTGATTGGGTAAATAAGTAAAGTATTCCAAAAGAGAATTGTTGTAGTCAATAGTATAACTAAGTATAGTATTTGTTGTTTTCCTGCGGTTAGTTTCATACTTAAAGATTTATCATAATCGTTTGTATTTCAATGCTAACCATGAATTCCTTCGCTTTTACCATAGCTTTTAATGAGCTCACCTTCAAACTCTACTAATTCCTTCCAACGTTTATCTACATCTACATCTTGTCCGTATTTGCGAGCAAAGGTGATAAATGTGGTGTAATGTCCAGCTTCGCTAACCATTAAATCATAATAAAATTTAGAAAGTTCTTTGTCTTTAATGCGCTCTGAAAGTAATTTAAAACGCTCACAGCTACGTGCTTCAATCATTGCAGAAAACAGTAATCTGTCCACCATAGATTGCACACGATTTCCACCTTTATTCATAAACTTATACAGTTGGTTGACGTAATGGTCTTTACGCTCGCGACCCAAAGTGTAACCACGTGCTTTTATAATATTATGTACCATTTGGAAGTGTTCTAGTTCTTCCTTAGCTAATTCTAGTAGTTCTGTTACTAAATCTTCTTTTTCAGAATTTAAAGTGATAATGGTTATGGCATTTGTAGCAGCTTTTTGCTCGCACCAGGCATGATCTGTTAAGATTTCTTCAAGATTAGATTCTGCAATAGTAACCCAACGTGGATCGGTTTCTAGTTTTAGGTGAAGCATAATTTAGTAGCTAGTAATTAGTGGTTAGTAATAAGTACTAGTTAAAGGTAAAGATAAACTATGATTTTAATGTTATTTTACTTAATAACTCTAACTAATATAATTCCAGATATTCTTGTACTTGCTCATTTGCCTGTAAGTATCTAAAATAACAGCGTTTTCTGGATGACCTAAACTTGGGTCTTTATCTAAAATTTGTTTTGCCCAATAACGTGCATGCTGCAGGATATGGTTGTCTTTAACAATATCTGCAATACGTAAATTTAATATTCCACTTTGCTGAGTTCCCATAATATCACCAGGACCACGTAAGCGTAAATCGACCTCTGCAATTTCAAAACCATCATTGGTTCTAACCATGGTGTCTATTCTAGTTTTGCTGTTTTCAGATAATTTATGACTAGTCATAAGGATACAATAACTTTGTTCTGCACCACGACCTACACGACCTCTAAGTTGGTGGAGTTGTGCTAATCCAAAACGCTCTGCACTTTCTATGACCATGACTGAGGCGTTTGGTACATTAACACCAACTTCAATAACAGTAGTTGCCACCATAATATTAGTTTCTCCTTTTACAAATCGTTGCATTTCAAACTCCTTATCTGCTGGTTTCATTTTACCATGAACAATAGAAATTTGATAATTTGGCATCGGGAATTCTCTGGACAAACTTTCGTAGCCATCCATTAAATCTTTGTAGTCCATTTGAGCACTTTCTTGTATCAAAGGATAGACAATATAAACTTGTCTTCCTTTAGCAATTTCGTCACGTAAAAATCGAAACACTTTTAATCGATTAGAGTCATATCTATGAACCGTTTTTATAGCTTTTCTACCAGGTGGTAATTCGTCAATTATTGAGATGTCTAAATCACCATAAACAGACATAGCTAATGTTCTTGGAATTGGAGTTGCAGTCATCACTAAAACGTGAGGAGGGAAGGTGTTCTTTTTCCATAATTTTGCACGTTGCTTAACTCCAAATCGGTGTTGCTCGTCAATAATTGCGAGTCCCAAATTTTTAAATTTTACCTTATCTTCAAGTAGCGCATGCGTACCAATTAAGAGGTTTAATTCGCCATTTTCGAGCTGTTCGTGGATTTTTTTACGTTCTGAAGTTTTACTTGAACCTGTTAGTAATTTAATACTGATATTCAGTTTATTACATAGTTCAACTAATCTGTTATAGTGTTGTACTGACAAAATTTCAGTCGGAGCCATTAGACACGCTTGAAAATCGTTGTCAAGTGCTATTAATATTGACATTAGCGCTACAATGGTTTTCCCAGAACCCACATCACCTTGCAATAATCGATTCATTTGTGCATTACTTCCTAAATCGTGACGAATTTCTTTAATCACTCGTTTTTGAGCGTTGGTTAATTCAAACGGTAA is a window of Olleya sp. YS DNA encoding:
- a CDS encoding metallophosphoesterase encodes the protein MKFRPVIIICFLWLINSSCKNNPQDNLVSNFTNTKNTTTNNVVIATDSSTSYFLSLSDVHLDSNRGYTKFGRHNDTGDSLWARTKTELEKVIKTQKPKFMVYLGDLPHHEDATRVKNVTLMLEHLRRLDIDIPLLYLPGNNDALGGDYNSFQDSEGKNPFSVNPNINDSWPVLHDTTGKAKISNMDFNKQFGFYSTDLTIDKDTLKIIALNTVIFTNSYYQSDDGVTQKEAAQKQFSWLENTLSNLNSSTPILMMMHIPPGVDNYSHSGLMWNNWDKIVNKKGDSLYFQNAFLDLVDQNSSQIKGMLTSHTHFDGIRRIYNSTKADDNALIGISISTPGITIGHGNNPGFKLFEYNNNTFDIIDFKTYFAKPTSHEGFKYFGDTYTFKNTYNVSDKKSTIYESITTMDSTEIKKYMSEIIAVKSYKTNKIVNGYHFYSVMNVLKDQ
- a CDS encoding M50 family metallopeptidase, with the translated sequence MKLTAGKQQILYLVILLTTTILFWNTLLIYPIKLFVVMLHEMSHGLMAMLFGGDIIEIHIDRRIGGYCMYTMRPSFWGSFMTSSAGYLGSLFWGSLILILAVKLEKDKYITLAIGVLLLILSYFVLQSGVWFGTFMTIGLGAFMLVAFRFFGPLFHDLWLKFIGIICCAYVILDIKGDLIDNSNIGSDADKIAELTGIPSVLVGITWLIIALITLFFVLRYVYRLTKNSF
- a CDS encoding tRNA-(ms[2]io[6]A)-hydroxylase: MLHLKLETDPRWVTIAESNLEEILTDHAWCEQKAATNAITIITLNSEKEDLVTELLELAKEELEHFQMVHNIIKARGYTLGRERKDHYVNQLYKFMNKGGNRVQSMVDRLLFSAMIEARSCERFKLLSERIKDKELSKFYYDLMVSEAGHYTTFITFARKYGQDVDVDKRWKELVEFEGELIKSYGKSEGIHG
- the recG gene encoding ATP-dependent DNA helicase RecG, encoding MSTNLQTSIDYLKGVGPNRADLLRKELGIHTYQDLINLFPNRYLDRTQYYKINQLLRNAAEIQVIGKITKFEEVSQKRGKRLVATFKDDTGTMELVWFRGQKWIRESLKLNTPYVIFGKTNWFNGKFSMPHPEIELLTEHQANLRSAMQAIYPSTEKLSNKGISNRVMTKIMQNLFLETNGKFAETLSEKLLSENKLISKSEALFNIHFPQNQEALSKAQFRLKFEELFYIQLQLILKNLIHKTKIKGFPFEKVGEHFNQFFKHHLPFELTNAQKRVIKEIRHDLGSNAQMNRLLQGDVGSGKTIVALMSILIALDNDFQACLMAPTEILSVQHYNRLVELCNKLNISIKLLTGSSKTSERKKIHEQLENGELNLLIGTHALLEDKVKFKNLGLAIIDEQHRFGVKQRAKLWKKNTFPPHVLVMTATPIPRTLAMSVYGDLDISIIDELPPGRKAIKTVHRYDSNRLKVFRFLRDEIAKGRQVYIVYPLIQESAQMDYKDLMDGYESLSREFPMPNYQISIVHGKMKPADKEFEMQRFVKGETNIMVATTVIEVGVNVPNASVMVIESAERFGLAQLHQLRGRVGRGAEQSYCILMTSHKLSENSKTRIDTMVRTNDGFEIAEVDLRLRGPGDIMGTQQSGILNLRIADIVKDNHILQHARYWAKQILDKDPSLGHPENAVILDTYRQMSKYKNIWNYIS